AGTAGGCTTGTTTGTTGCCGTCGATGTATCACTGAATACGTGGCACTTATCTGAGGTTTGCCGTTACACTAAGTGACGGTATGGTGGAGAGGTAAGGGCGGGAATGGAATCCAAATCCGGTGTTTgggaattaagaaaaataaaacaattcgAGAGGttgtaaatgaaataaatgaaaCTGTGGGTGGGGgtgacggagagagagagagagagaatatgggTAAGAGTTTGAGAGTGGCTTCTGTCACGTGGCGGGTGCATCTTTGTTCATGCTGCCCACCACTTGTCCGTCACTTTCACTTTTAAGATGAGTGAGAGATCTATGCGAAACCGCCAGCGGACTTTGCagggcaaaaaaaaataaaaaataaaaaataaaaaataaaaaacccgtTTTCCCTATCCCTATCCCTATCCAAGGCcatctaaatttaaataaaacactttatttgtatttggtataatattattgatttggtgatataaatataaacagTCAAAACAGTGCCTTTTCATAAACATTCTcgtcattttattattataaatttttaaaaattttataaaaaataaaataattaatttaatttttttaaattttaaaataaaaatatattttaataatattttatttaatttttaatttttattgtaattcaTTCAAAAGAAACTGATAAACAAAGAACgagaaagtttttatttttgggcgTTGTGAGAAGGTTTCAACGTGgtctttattttctgttttttatttcctctttaATACTGCTCTTATCTTTCCTGGAAAAATAATGGTGGtagaaattatttctttttaaccaggatttcttcttttgttttctcttacaGCATAATTTAAATAATCGGATATTTTTGTTAGCATGCACGAGATATAAAGGGATTATTCAGTACGAACATTGTTCGGTCAGTTTCTTCGCCCactagtctctctctctctctctctctctctctctccccaattATTCTATCTTTCGCAAAACATCAACTCCGAAATAAAACCAGTCTGGTTTTCAGTTCGAGTTTAAGCTTATCACTCGACCCTTGAAAATGCGCCTCCATCCAACCCCTCAAGTCTGTCTTTTTAGCCAATGACCCAATGCTCCATTTCCTCGGCTGAGCGGTTTCGTGATATTTTGGTGGGCTTTTCTAAATGGATTTCGGGGTGGTGGGTTTTGATGGGTTAATGGGTTCAGACAATGgtttttcttctcttgcttCAGATCCTGAGACAAAACAGAAGTGGTACGGAGCTGGATTCCTCAAGCAGCAGAGATCTGGCACCTCTGAAGATGACTGGAGGAGCTCAAAGCTGGTCAAGACTGATGACTACTCTGCCTCCAAGGCGGTGCTGCTTCACCAGAAAAATGCTCTACTGAGATCTAATTGCACCCTATTCTCTGATGGTCAGCAACAACAGCAAATGCTGAGCTTCTCCTCTCCCAAATCAGAAGTTCTTGTGGAAAAAAATTTTCAGAATGCCCCATTACCTAACTTTCACCACGCATTATCTGCATACAGTAGAAATACAGGTACTCATTAAGCAGTTTGAGGTCGTAATATTTATGTGGTGTCTGGACCGTTATATGGGGAAGTGCAACTGAAATGGCTTTGAATATGATTTGGAGAGATAGGGAAGTAGGTGCTCGCATGGATCTCCAGATCTATGAGATGGGTTGTCTTTTGATTAATGTTTGATTGTTGGGTTGGAAACATTGGATGGGAAACGTTAGTTGAAATAAGGATGTTATTGGTAACTTGGATTTTGATTCCCCTGTACTCGTGGAAGGTCTTTTCAAGGAAATGTCCGGGTGGTCTTTGTTTCGAGTCTTGTCAAGGAAAAAAGAATGccccttcattttctctcttaaAATTTCTGTCGTCCTGTTTCCGGGAGATGTGTTTTTCTAATATTCCCACGCAGCTGATTAGTGAgcacaaaaatgatattttcatgaAGCCAGGATGGAAAGAGCTATAACAGAAAGAAAAGGCCCCATTTTTCGAttggtttgagtttttttgtcttttgattTTCTCCGTCTTTTTCGTTTCTCTTCTTTATTTAGCACAATCACTTTGTTTTCTGatcaaagacaagaaaataCTTGATTGTTGCGGCCGCCGTAAAATATTGCAGTCGagctatttataaaaaagaaatatatagatattcaaGTTACAATTTAGTTTTCCCCATAGCAACCCTgtggcacttttttttttttttttttcctcttttttgtatctctaaaataaactttttctatccAGCTTGCTGTGAAATGCCTTGAGATTTTGGCTTCCCTTCCGTCCTTTTTTACCTATCACCTATCTGATCttctctggtttttttttttctcaggcTATAGCTCAGGAAGCCTGGATGGCGCAAGCGCGCATGGTGTTTTACCGGGATCGCGAGGGCCATTTACTCCATCTCAATGGATGGAGCTAGAACACCAGGCCTTGATCTACAAATACATAACTGCAAATATGCCTGTACCATCTAACCTTCTCATTCCCATCAGAAAAGCCCTTGATTCTGCCGGGTTCTCTAGCTTTCCAGGGGGGCTTCTGAGAGCCAATacatgtaagttttttttttttttttgttcctttttgcAAACTAAAGAAAACTACTTTGGTACATCCGCGAGATTTGCGTGCTTagcttttaaaagaatttttctagTCGTATTTAACATATAACGTTTGTCATATGGcccctcctctctccctctctctctctaccatgTTTATGATATATGCGGGTGAGTGGATAAATTAATTTACCAATGTTTCTTACTGTTCCAAATTGTAATGAATTAATTACagttgctattttttttaaaaaaattaaactactGTTGCTATTCAACCCTGTTAATTGTTGCCGTAAGCCACAGATTTCTGTTCATTTAGatgcaaatatttttacaaacttcGTATCGCTAATTTTCTCTGTTCTGATTTTGGATGCTTTTGTCTTTTGGATGTATTAAGTGGGATGGAGTTCTTTCCATTTGGGATTCTCCAACAATACCGATCCTGAGCCCGGAAGGTGTCGAAGGACCGATGGGAAGAAATGGCGATGCTCAAGAGATGCCGTTGCTGATCAAAAATATTGTGAACGGCACATGAACAGGGGCCGCCATCGTTCAAGAAAGCCTGTGGAAGGCCAAATCGGCCACGCCATCACCGGGACCACCACCCCCAGCACCAACTCGAAGCTGATGCCTATTGCTTCATCCCCCTCAGCATCTGCAGCGGTGGTACCCAGTGGCGGCGGTGCGGCCAATGGCCTCACCTCTGCACACCAACAACTTAAGAACCTGCAGCATGATGTATCTGGTCCTTCTGTGGCCAGCACCATCAACAGGTGAGTAATAGATATAATATCTCTTGTATCAAATTTCTTATCCACCTCTTAGATTCTATTCGTAGCGATGCTTCACCTTTGGCATCTAAATTGTTGTGCTAGTGTGGTACCATATGCGACATTGGTTACTATAACTTTTCATGTCTCAAAAGGAAATAGAATTGTATCATCTTCAGCCGAGGCTAGCTGATGTCAGTTTCTGATTCCTTATTGAGCACTGTTAGTTTATATTTGCTCGAACATAAGTAGTTAGTACTGCCTTGACATCGATGATATGATTcaggaaaattatttatagtaTGATAAACAGTGGTTCTCATTGAATTTCCATAAGATGTTGTAGTTCTTCTTGGAGTCCAACGTCGATTGTTAGGTTGAATGATGGAATTGTAATTTCTCTAGCAGGATGTTTATCAACAAAGACAATATGGGTGAAAGAATGCAAGATCAACCCGGCCTCTCGATGCTATCTCCTTCCATTGACCTGAAACCTAAAGAAAACTCTTTCATGATTCAAAAACagcaaatttcatatgaagaaCCCTCAAGAAATGTGTTTGGGCTAGTCACTTCTGATTCCTTGCTCAACCCTTCACATAGAAGCCCAAGTTTAGTGAACTGTTCTTCGCAAGAGGTCAGTGATGGAGGAACTGATTCACAACAAGCACTTCGCCATTTCATTGATGACTGGCCTAAATCCCAATGTGATCGCTCAGCTATTTCCTGGCCTGAGATTGGGATGCAACCAGACAGGACCCAGCTATCGATCTCTATCCCCTTGGCTTCCCCGGGCTTTGtatcctcctcttcttctccaacTGGTGAGAAACTTACCCTTTCGCCACTCAGACTGTCACATGAGTTGGACTCAGTAAGGATGGGCTTGGGAGTGGGTAGTGTCCTTAATGAACCAAGCCCAAGGCAAGCAAGTTGGATACCAATCTCATGGGAAGCATCTATGGGTGGTCCCCTTGGAGAGGTTTTGCATCATAGTAATGGTGCAAATGACTGCAAGAACCCATCCGCTCTTAACCTTATGACTGGGGGCTGGGACAATGGCCCCCCTATTGGATCATCTCCAACTGGGGTCTTACAGAAGACCACTTTTGGGTCTCTTTCTAACAGCAGTGCAGGGAGCAGCCCGAGAGCTGAGAATCACAAGACACTTGAAGGGGCAAGCCAGTGCAATGACCTCCTTGGCTCGACTCTGAATTCCTCGTCCTTGCCTGCCGTGTAGCCACTTGACCTACCAACTCAGAAACTACTAAGGtgattggggaaaaaaaaaaaaaaaaaaaaggaaaaagaattttATCTGTGCTGAAACAAATAGCAAGTTTTTCGGAGTTTCTAGTTGGtgaatcttttttaatttcataacctgtctctttttcttgtttttggctCCCAATTTGGGTTTGTTAGTTTTGCGTGAAAATTTGATTTCTATATAACGGTGAATGTTTTGTAAGATTGTGGCCACCAATCCTTAATGTTTTGTAAGGTCGGTGGGTTAGTTCTAAAGAATGAATGGTTCCAACTCTCAGCAGGGTTCTTATGACTGTTCCTGTCATCCATAAATAGGAAGTTTTTTGTTCTGGTTGGTAGTCGATTCAAGCATATTCAGCTGAAAACTGCTGCAGCATTTCCTTCCGTAGCTAGTTTCATTTAATGACTTGCGACAATGAGGCgatattagtttttttgttaGCATTTTAACCCCCTACTAGTTTGAATGTATTCATAGAAGGTCCCAAAAGGTGTTGAATCATATCAGCAGGTAGAAGATCGGGGGCACCAGAATTAAGTTGTGAAGAAGTACACAATTCCTTATTcaatacgagagagagagagctagaaTTAGGTTGAATGTCCTCAAAACGATGTCTATTACTAGCAAGCCGAATGAGAGCTAGAATTAATGTTGCAGTTAAATGGAGTTGGTTAGAGCCCCAAAAAGGGTACCACCAATggcttgttttattttttcattttgtaggAGCAGTGAGAATGAGACCAAAGAGAGGAGAAATAAAGCCAAACTACATCACTAAAGAGTACAAATTCGCATTTTCCATGGAGCCACAATTGCATTTAGAAGCGATGAGAGTCCCGCTTTTGAATCTTTTCATCAAGAGGGTTTCCATTATGCCAAAGTTTTCAAGCAATGACGGAGATTTTCTTAGGTATAACTTTGTTCCAAATGAAAGAAGTAAAGGGAAAAGGGGAGAGTGATCTCTAACCAAGTCCCAAGCTATTTTTGTATTGACTCTATTGAAGAGATCGTTTGAAGAGTGCTTCCAAATTTTGGTGTCTAAACCAAAATTAAGAGTGATAAGAGTATTCGCTCATTTATTGGAGGAGATAGTGATCACAAAGATTAGAAATTTGATTATAATGGCTAGAAGGGGAACAAACATCCTTGATTTGCAAGGTGGTATTAGAAACGTTAAAACCCTTTTGGAAAAGAGAACCATTGACAGGACAGTTATCATACCAAAAACTTAATTCACTTGACTAAACTTTTCATTGACTATTCTGGTGAATGATAGATAGGAAAGCTTCGAGGATGTCATGTAAATTCCAATTCGTAAGACCTAAAGatctaatttttcttagaaTGTCCTTCTACCTTCTTGAGAAAAAGGTGGCAAAAGGTTGATAATGTCATCAATAGTGGTTAATGTGGTCCGGTCCGGTTGGTCCCTAAGGGATTTTGCAGACCAGACTGAAGGGTTTCGGTCTATAGTTTTCCCACcctagaccggaccggactggactgTTGCCAATCGGTCCGTTCTGTCCGACCCTTACCCCCAATGGGCCACTTTTTCAATTTCGGCCCAACCAACTTTACTAGTTAAGTTTTGGCCCAAGTCTTGATTTTGAGACTATTTTCAACCTAAATTATCATTAAcatacaagaaaatagaaaaaaaaaaaaaaaactagaaaaagatacaaaatgCCAATAACATCcctaatataaataaaagaaaattatagaaaaaaggaaaaaaatactaataaaactaaaaattcctaatcatccaaactccaaaacaaagaaaaaaacagtaaagaaaaaacacaataaaatttataaattatagtccatgcatctaagtcgaaattaaaaattataaatgactgaatagtaattaaaaaaaaaaaactccaactccTAGTCTTTAGTCTCAAAGTCCAAAACTCCAAGTTTTCGCAATATTACTGCAAAAACATagcaaacaaatattaaatgtCCTAgtttaataacaaaaataactaGTATAgtagtataaaaatatattcttctcACCTCATTCATCTGTATTGGGTGTAGGCATTGTATTTGACACTTCTATAGAATTTTCAGCCTCCCCAACAAGTTCTATACTTAAAAGATAAagcaaaacaaattatataaatcataaacgatataaaatgaagtaaattTGTAATTAGTAGATACTCATATCCAACTACTTCTCAAAATCCTCCACCtcatccattaaagtcctaAAGCTGATTGGAGTAGAAAGAAGTACGAAGCTAATTCCGTGTACAAATGAGACCATCAACCATCATCAGAGATAAACTACTTCGGAAATGATCAAGTACACGACCCGCCATGCCAAATACAGATTCAGAGGCCATTATAGATACTAGTATTGCAAGTACATCGCATGCAACTTTTGAAAGTACCTGATATCTAACTGAATAAACCTTACAGCAAATTAGAATGTCAAAACTTGCATCTTGTTCCTCACAGTTTTCAGCTAAACATCTATCAATCTCTGACTTTCTTTCCAAATAGTTTTTCGACTATAACTGTTGCTTAAATAGGGCTAATCTATGTGCTTTTCTATCATCAAGTCTACTAACTATAACGCTTACATCTTCACGTGGGGACTTGTGAACTGCTGTTGTTGAACATAACAGTTCCCTTCTTCATTCTAACATATACATCATACATGCAGGTTAAAACATCTTTCACATTCAAACTCAAATCAACCGCTTTTGTTGGATCATGAACATACATTGATTCTAATGAACATTCAAGATATCTCATCTTGTACCGAGGATCAAGAACAAGCCTAACatacaaaaacaaattcatatttgcaatattacccaatatttatcaaattgTTTCCTCATATTCGCTGCCATTAATACCACCACGGGGTTTTCTTCTTCACACTACATGTCAATTGCATCTTGAATTGTAACTAACTTcataaaaaaagagttgcaaGTTACATATTTACCTCCAAGAAACATAAATTTGTATCATGAAAAACTTGAAGAAACCTCACAAACAACTTTACCTGCTCTCAATCATCATTCTTGGGAGGCCTTAACTTCCTTGACGTTCTCCTCATCCAACAATCATCAttatcgtcatcatcatctccaaTACCAATAAGGAAGTTTGAATCTTCTTCCGCTAATCATTCgaaagtttttctaaatttttttgctcttcccaacataaaatatatggaGTTCCACCTAGTTTGCACATCTATGAAAACATGACATTTGCATGTAATGTCTTCTAATTGTACACACGACTTAAATGTACTACATGATTGCATCTTTGATGTGAGGATTTCACGTATTTCACAACACTTCTCACCCTTGCAATCGAGTCATCATACTCTTTCAACTCCTCATGgacaattaaatttaatatgtggGTACAACACCGAATATGCAAGAATTGATGTCCCAAGACAGTGTCCATCCTATacttggttttctttttcaaataagatATTGCTCCGTTATTAGAACAAACATTATTAACAGTGATTGCAAGTATTTTCGGTCGCCCCCAATTATGCAAGCACACCTCTATGGCCGTACTAAGTGTATCACGCTTGTGGttttcaacaaaagaaaaagaaataatcatgTTGTGTAGATTCCAATCATCGTCAATAAAATGTGCAATGACACATATAATTGAGGTTTTGCACATATGTTCATGTATCCGTAGTAAGGAAAATTCGTTGCCCTTAAAGAGCATTTTtcaacttactttttttttttcccctcaaatACACCTCAAAACAATCTTTCGCAATCGTGAGACGAGATGAAATCCCTACCCATTTAGGACAAACAACAAGCATTAATCTTTTGAAACCCTCACCTTCAATGAACATAAAGAGCAACTCATCAAGAATCAACATATCTACTAAGACTTGTCTACAAGTCTCAACACTAAATGCCATAGGAACAAGTCCCCCACTATCACTTCCTCTATCCTTTGCCTTCCAACCTAAAGTAGTTTGAAACTTATCCATCTTCTTAAACGAACATTTCATACACTGTTTCTCAATGTGGTACTTCATGGATTTTGTATCGCTGGTCTTTGTATCACATGAATACGAAACACCACAGTAGTTCCATGCAATCCTAAGTTTAGTGGGATCacctttgatatttttgtaaaatgatcacAAACCATTGACCTAACTCTACCACCACTAGGTCCACTACCACCACTAGGTCCACTACCACTTGTTTTAGTACTTACATTGAGTGGGAGTAGAGGAATGCCTCTAAACCTTTATGTTGACCAATTAGCATCATCAATAGTAGAGTCTCTCGGAATCATTTCTTTTATAGGGTCTATCTagaaaaataatcatacaaaATTTAACTTAACAAGCTAACTTAATAAGtccaaatctgaaatttttctaGACTCAAGCATTTTGTCATTCAAATGACAAATTTGAAATCACTAAGCCAAAATATAACCCATTAGATTAACAAGTCCAAAACAAATCagattacaacttaacaattaACATATTAGTAACAAATAAGTATCCATAGGCTTCATCCTAACCAATAATCAAACacatgttttatataaaaaaaattgcaacgATCCAATCACAAAATCGTAAAAACTGCAAAAACCCCAACTACCCATAAAAGATTCACCAAAAGCAAAAAGGCAAGAATGTGGCAAAACATACGTGATTAAATCAATTCATATGGTCCATGTATCTTTTTGGTTTCCTaaacaactttattttttttttccaatgcaAATAGGAAAACACGAGATAAAAATTATCAAGAGTAATTTAATACCTTAGAACAATGTCAACGTGCGATGAAGCGGTTGGAAATTGTGGTGAAGGTGCTGGGAGTTCTAGGTTTTATTATCGCCATTTGACGTAGAGGGACTTGGGACTCGGGAGGGAGAATGagattatgagagagagagagaactgaggGGGATGGGGGTAATAGATGAGAGAACATGGGttaaaacgacgttgtttggTTTGAAAATAAAGCTAAACGACACCGTTTCAACAAGggtaattttaagaaaattctatgTTGCGTGAAACGGTTTCACGCAACTCAGCAAGTGTCCATAGCAACCCATGAGTTCTCTCAACTTCTGCTTGATCTGGCACTCAAGCTAAGATCACCCATGAATTTGCTCGTCTTCTGCTCGATCTAGCACTCAAGCGAATATCAACCAGTGAGTTCGTTCGATAGGTGCTCGATACACCACTTGAGCAAATTAtcatgatttattatatattattaattgatataatatattatttaatattttatacggtcgttgataataaataaaatgaaaattatatcctcaacttatataattattatataaaaataatattttaaatatatagtttgatCCAGTCCGGTTCAAAATTTATACATCATGAGACTGGATTGAATTTTTTCTGTCCACAATGTGTGGGACCAAAACTGACCGGTACTAGTTTCAATCACGTGTGCTCTCCACCAGCTCCGATTAGGGGTGTACattcaaaccggaaaaccggaaaatcggtttggactggaccggttttaccggttttgaatcGGCCCGGTCCGAGATCgtttcttagaatgtgaaaaccggtcggttccggttttagaatttttcggaccggactggaccggttgataaaaaatatatataaaaaataatatttgtattattgtatatataagttttatacaaaatattatatatatatattaatatatataagttttatatattatgtgtaattataaatttttatgagaaatttttatatataatatatataattatatatattcatatatgaaataatttcttagtataatttataaattattacataaaatgttaatactaaatcactaaaagtttataactaatattaatagtctaatatagactaatgactatagttatacttataattaatactacaagtttttactaaaagtttataactaatactaatattaaatatatagtttataactaatactaatatataacttataactataccaatagtctaatattaatactataatatagtctaatatattaataaacgtataaaacatatttttttaaattagttttttttttgtcctttttataaacaattttttaataacaaattgtgaaatttacatttaaaaaaaatcgaaaaactgaacaggaccggaccggaaaccggaagtaccggtttaggagggtaactggtgcgtaatcggttttagaaaatacaaaaccggtacaaaccggttcggtcctagattttgtccaaaaccggaccgaaccggaccggttacacccctagctcCAATCGATTCAATTCCTCCTCAGTTCTAGCCAATGAAAGCAtcgaatttcaaatttttttcccctccaatttcactccattttcttttttattgtttgtctCTTTGTTGGTTGAGTATCAATTGGGCTGGTGATTCTCACGTTTTCAGTCCGTTAGTTGCAATGTGTGCGTGTGTTTTGAACAGTGGGGGAACTGGTTCCAACAGGTTTTAATTTGGCTGGCTTTGATCATCTCTACATGCATTAATATACTGGAAAAGGAAAACTTATGTCAACTGATCATGGCCAGTCTATTATTCTTTAGAAACAAAGGCTCCACATCCTTTTGCTCCTATGAACTTGATATCACATTAGCAACTCAAGCTACTCATTAATTTGTACgttattttcttgatctttcGAAAGCCATTAAACCACAACATATATCATGATCCCCTTTATAATGTATTGATCAAATGATTCTTCAACCCATAAACCTCATCTTGTTTAAcatttaaggaaaaaaacaaacacaaacacaaacacaaaagcACAAATCCGCACTTGATTTCATCGGTACAATTACTCAAATCTGGATTTTAAAGGTATGGTAACAGAACCCTAGACCGATTTACTAAAAATAATGTCTTTTGGATTAAGAGGAAGGCAAACAATGAAGGACAACCCAAGAAAACATTCTAAAGACAATCCACACACCCACAAAGCATTTTCACAATCAGGACATAAATCAGTGACGGTGCATTAAAAAGgcaatattttatgaaaatttcattCATATGGAGGCGTGCGTAACCCGGACTTA
This genomic interval from Juglans microcarpa x Juglans regia isolate MS1-56 chromosome 4D, Jm3101_v1.0, whole genome shotgun sequence contains the following:
- the LOC121260697 gene encoding growth-regulating factor 6-like isoform X1, with the protein product MDFGVVGFDGLMGSDNGFSSLASDPETKQKWYGAGFLKQQRSGTSEDDWRSSKLVKTDDYSASKAVLLHQKNALLRSNCTLFSDGQQQQQMLSFSSPKSEVLVEKNFQNAPLPNFHHALSAYSRNTGYSSGSLDGASAHGVLPGSRGPFTPSQWMELEHQALIYKYITANMPVPSNLLIPIRKALDSAGFSSFPGGLLRANTLGWSSFHLGFSNNTDPEPGRCRRTDGKKWRCSRDAVADQKYCERHMNRGRHRSRKPVEGQIGHAITGTTTPSTNSKLMPIASSPSASAAVVPSGGGAANGLTSAHQQLKNLQHDVSGPSVASTINSRMFINKDNMGERMQDQPGLSMLSPSIDLKPKENSFMIQKQQISYEEPSRNVFGLVTSDSLLNPSHRSPSLVNCSSQEVSDGGTDSQQALRHFIDDWPKSQCDRSAISWPEIGMQPDRTQLSISIPLASPGFVSSSSSPTGEKLTLSPLRLSHELDSVRMGLGVGSVLNEPSPRQASWIPISWEASMGGPLGEVLHHSNGANDCKNPSALNLMTGGWDNGPPIGSSPTGVLQKTTFGSLSNSSAGSSPRAENHKTLEGASQCNDLLGSTLNSSSLPAV
- the LOC121260697 gene encoding growth-regulating factor 6-like isoform X2, which gives rise to MDFGVVGFDGLMGSDNGFSSLASDPETKQKWYGAGFLKQQRSGTSEDDWRSSKLVKTDDYSASKAVLLHQKNALLRSNCTLFSDGQQQQQMLSFSSPKSEVLVEKNFQNAPLPNFHHALSAYSRNTGYSSGSLDGASAHGVLPGSRGPFTPSQWMELEHQALIYKYITANMPVPSNLLIPIRKALDSAGFSSFPGGLLRANTLGWSSFHLGFSNNTDPEPGRCRRTDGKKWRCSRDAVADQKYCERHMNRGRHRSRKPVEGQIGHAITGTTTPSTNSKLMPIASSPSASAAVVPSGGGAANGLTSAHQQLKNLQHDVSGPSVASTINRMFINKDNMGERMQDQPGLSMLSPSIDLKPKENSFMIQKQQISYEEPSRNVFGLVTSDSLLNPSHRSPSLVNCSSQEVSDGGTDSQQALRHFIDDWPKSQCDRSAISWPEIGMQPDRTQLSISIPLASPGFVSSSSSPTGEKLTLSPLRLSHELDSVRMGLGVGSVLNEPSPRQASWIPISWEASMGGPLGEVLHHSNGANDCKNPSALNLMTGGWDNGPPIGSSPTGVLQKTTFGSLSNSSAGSSPRAENHKTLEGASQCNDLLGSTLNSSSLPAV